AAGTTGAATCACAACAAGGATACCAACAAATGTCAGTCCTTGGTCGTAGCTTCCCCCACCCAGAGTCTCTGCTATGTGAATCATGTAGAAGCTTGTACTCAACTGAAAAGTACCAGCAAATAACGGTATGAGAACAGCAAGGACTTTGGCAAGATACAAAGCGTTCTCTGTTGGTTTCTCGAAGCCGAGAATGCGAGCAGGAAGACTTGAATGGACGATTTCTTGCCCCTCAGAAGTTGCCTTCTTATCTCCTTCAGGTGATGAATCAGTCTCCTGTTTCTCTTGCTTCAAAATAATCATATCCGTTATTCTAATCATTTGACTAGGAATATCTAATAGTCCAATAGTTTTTCTCTAGGGGACTGCCTGCAAACCAAGCACTCAGTGAATAAGTTATCGCTTGCGTCATCTCTGTAAGCCAATATTTTATGGCAGAAGAAATGCGTAGCGAATGGAGTTATGAACCAAATATAGAAGTTATCATTCAAGCCAACCGTTCTAATAGGCATGCCGTGGAGTTTATCAAGCGCATAAGATTCCGGACGATTGGCTATCATGACCATCAAAATCGAATTTCGGGGGCCGTTAGAAAGCCATGGTATACAAACAACATACCATGTCGATGTACAGACTCGAAGAAGAGTTCGAGATGTGTTAGACGGACTTCTGCAACAAAACGGGGGGCTTGAAGAAATATTCTCGAATCTGAGAACGATAGAACAAAACACCATGATTCTGCTCAATGAGAAAGATGTTACACTGTTTGATGGTCTTGATACCAAAATCGAAGATGGGGATAATCTATTGGTCTTGCCACTAGTACATGGTGGCTAAACCAAGTCAGCACCAGCATGTATTGCCTTCACATCGATTTCAAGGTATTTTTCCGGAACCATGTCTTTAACTCCGTTTTCTAAAGCATCCAGCGGAAACAAACCTGATTTTTTGACCAGGGCACCCAACATGACCATGTTAGAAGCCAAACGAACACCCATATTATCTGCAGTTTTCATAGCCGGAACATCGATAAGCTCGTACTTCTCTTCCAGCCCAGTTGCATCTACGAGGTCCGGATCCACGATGACCAAACTACCTAGTTTTGCATCATCGATGTACTTGTCAAGCGCGGATTGACTCATAACAACAAAGTAATCTGACTTCCTGACCTTTGGGAAGTGGATATCACCATCACCGATGATGACCTCACTTTTTGCAGCTGTGCCTCTTGCTTCCGAACCATAGCTCTGACTTTGCACTGCATTCAATCCACCGTAGACCACAGCTGAATGACCAACTATGACTCCAGCTAGAACTACGCCCATGCCGCCTGTACCAGCTATTCGAATTTCCTTTTGCATGGCTATCAATCCTTCTTCGGTACAACGGTTTCGTTGAGTGCTTTCAGGTATCCCTTTTCGGCTCTATCAACAAATACACCCAAGTCGATGCTATCTTTTTCTGGAACGCGGTGATGGAGTGGATCATTTTTCTTTCTGATTGGCAGACTCTTGAACCAGTCAAAGAAGTCCTGTGTGTCTCCAATTTTGGCACGCCTACCATAAGCGGTAGGACATTGACTCATCATTTCGACAAAGGTGAATCCTTCGTGTTCTAGGGCTGCCTTCATAGATCTAGATGCTTGGAATGGATGTGCAGTAGTCCACCTCGCTACGTAGTTTGCACCGGCTGCTGCAACTAAACGCGATAGGTCAAAAGGACGTTCGGGATTACCGTAGGGCGTAGTAGAGGTCGTATCACCGGCAAAAGTTGTGGCGCTCACCTGACCCCCAGTCATGCCATAGTTGTAATTATTGGAGCAAATAACTGTCATATCCACATTTCGGCGGGCTGCGTGTACGAGGTGATTACCACCAATACCTGCGATGTCGCCATCTCCAGAAATAACTACAACCTTCAACTCGGGTCGAGCAAGTTTGAGACCTGTAGCAAAAGCAATTGCTCTACCGTGAGTTGTATGGAGGGTATCAGCATCAAAGTGTGGAGATGGAATCCAAGCACCACAACCAATTCCCGAAACGAACGCAAATTCATCCAGGTTCTCATGCCCAAGGTCACGAACCGCCTTGAAAAAACAGTTTATGGTGATGCCGTTGCCGCAACCAGGACAGAATGGAGAGGGTAAGGCCTCCTCACGGAGGTATGCTCGTGAAAAGTGCTGATTTGAGGTGGTCAAAGTGTTCACACAATTGCTTGCAGTGCCAAGGAGCTAATAATTAATTCCCTATGACCACGGGTAAAGCTAACGCCATTAGCACCACTTTTAAAACAGCATATCAGAGGATTTGAGTAGTATATTCAATAAACAAGGTGAGATTATGTCTGACGTAGCATCCATGCGAGCATTCAACAGAGAACTGGCAGCGGTTGTCGGCGCTAGTGTCGAAGTGAAACTGAAAAGCGGCGAAGTTTATTCGGGTACAATAAGAGGCATTGACAAGGAAAGTCTCAGTATTGTCCTCGCGGAGGTTAATACACAAGAAGACAAAAACATACCAAAGATGTTCATTTATGGCGATAGTATCGCTTCGTTCTCGCTATCTGAAAAGGAAGTAAGCCTTGAAGGTTTGGCACGGGAACTTGAGAGTAGTTTCCCCCCCGGCGGTGTACGATACTATCCAGACACCGCAGTCATAGTTGTCATGAACAAGGTCCGTATTACTCCCGAAGGAGTAGAAGGTAGCGGTCCACTCTATGAAAGAGTGAAGAGTATCGCTGATGAATGGTTAGAAGATCACGGGCTCAAGCAGTAGAACAATCAATGGTGTAGCAAGTAATCACCACACTGTCAAGGCAGCTGATACTAGGTCCA
The window above is part of the Candidatus Lokiarchaeota archaeon genome. Proteins encoded here:
- a CDS encoding 2-oxoacid:ferredoxin oxidoreductase subunit beta — protein: MTTSNQHFSRAYLREEALPSPFCPGCGNGITINCFFKAVRDLGHENLDEFAFVSGIGCGAWIPSPHFDADTLHTTHGRAIAFATGLKLARPELKVVVISGDGDIAGIGGNHLVHAARRNVDMTVICSNNYNYGMTGGQVSATTFAGDTTSTTPYGNPERPFDLSRLVAAAGANYVARWTTAHPFQASRSMKAALEHEGFTFVEMMSQCPTAYGRRAKIGDTQDFFDWFKSLPIRKKNDPLHHRVPEKDSIDLGVFVDRAEKGYLKALNETVVPKKD
- a CDS encoding molybdopterin synthase sulfur carrier subunit, with protein sequence MTIKIEFRGPLESHGIQTTYHVDVQTRRRVRDVLDGLLQQNGGLEEIFSNLRTIEQNTMILLNEKDVTLFDGLDTKIEDGDNLLVLPLVHGG
- a CDS encoding 2-oxoacid:ferredoxin oxidoreductase subunit gamma, encoding MQKEIRIAGTGGMGVVLAGVIVGHSAVVYGGLNAVQSQSYGSEARGTAAKSEVIIGDGDIHFPKVRKSDYFVVMSQSALDKYIDDAKLGSLVIVDPDLVDATGLEEKYELIDVPAMKTADNMGVRLASNMVMLGALVKKSGLFPLDALENGVKDMVPEKYLEIDVKAIHAGADLV